A section of the Streptomyces sp. NBC_01591 genome encodes:
- a CDS encoding acyl-CoA dehydrogenase family protein, which translates to MSAPTEETHAPDLLYSEAEEDLRAAVRSLLADRSDAPTVLARVESDTPYDPHLWKALAADIGTAGLLVPEKLGGQGASHREAAVVLEELGRGVTPAPYLTSAVVATETLLALGAPDGPVAGLLGDLAEGRKVAALAVPFTASTPDAAQPSGVVAGRVTGAVTGVADAAAADVLLVPTTDGLYAVEAGAEGVAVEPLVPLDLTRPLATVTLDGAAGTRLADGASAVAAVRRGLLAGAGLLASEQLGLAEWCLTETVRYTRERHQFNRPVGSFQALKHRMAQLWLEVVSARAAARNAADALATGSPDTPLAVAVAQAYCSGVAVHAAEECVQLHGGIGMTWEHPAHLYLKRAKADSIAYGTAGRHRETIAELVELPAP; encoded by the coding sequence ATGAGCGCACCGACCGAAGAGACCCACGCGCCCGATCTGCTGTACTCGGAGGCCGAGGAGGACCTGCGGGCAGCGGTCCGTTCACTGCTCGCCGACCGGAGCGACGCGCCGACGGTGCTGGCCCGCGTCGAGTCCGACACGCCGTACGACCCGCACCTCTGGAAGGCCCTCGCGGCCGACATCGGCACCGCCGGGCTGCTGGTGCCGGAGAAGCTCGGCGGGCAGGGCGCGAGCCATCGTGAGGCCGCGGTGGTGCTGGAGGAGCTGGGCCGCGGCGTCACGCCCGCGCCCTATCTGACCAGTGCGGTCGTCGCCACGGAGACGCTCCTCGCGCTGGGCGCGCCGGACGGGCCGGTCGCCGGACTCCTCGGCGACCTCGCCGAGGGCCGCAAGGTCGCGGCGCTCGCCGTGCCGTTCACCGCCTCGACGCCCGACGCCGCACAGCCCTCCGGTGTCGTGGCCGGCCGGGTGACGGGGGCCGTGACCGGCGTCGCCGACGCGGCCGCCGCCGATGTGCTGCTGGTGCCCACGACCGACGGCCTGTACGCGGTCGAGGCGGGCGCCGAAGGGGTTGCCGTCGAGCCGCTCGTACCGCTCGACCTGACCCGCCCGCTTGCCACCGTCACCCTCGACGGGGCCGCCGGAACCCGGCTGGCCGACGGCGCGTCCGCGGTCGCCGCCGTGCGCCGAGGGCTGCTGGCGGGCGCCGGACTGCTCGCCTCCGAACAGCTCGGACTCGCCGAGTGGTGTCTGACCGAGACGGTCCGGTACACCCGTGAACGGCACCAGTTCAACCGGCCGGTCGGCTCGTTCCAGGCTCTCAAGCACCGCATGGCGCAGCTCTGGCTGGAGGTCGTGTCGGCCCGCGCCGCCGCACGGAACGCCGCGGACGCCCTCGCGACCGGCAGCCCCGACACGCCGCTGGCGGTGGCCGTCGCGCAGGCGTACTGCTCCGGGGTCGCCGTGCACGCCGCGGAGGAGTGCGTTCAGCTGCACGGCGGCATCGGCATGACCTGGGAGCACCCGGCACATCTGTATCTCAAGCGTGCCAAGGCCGACTCGATCGCGTACGGCACGGCCGGGCGGCACCGCGAGACCATCGCCGAACTCGTGGAACTGCCCGCACCGTAA
- a CDS encoding ABC transporter ATP-binding protein has product MLELTRITAGYDPRDPVVREASLSLAPGESLGLLGPSGCGKSTLARVAALLHRPYAGTVVLDGEPVRGWRHGAPRAQRTAVGVVFQQPRLSADPRLTLRELIAQPLRATGRRSEVTDRVAGLAPAVGLTPELLGRRPHEVSDGQLQRACLARALVLRPRWLICDEMTAMLDASTTAALVAVVESYRRESGAGLLAVGHDRVLLERWCDRTVGWRECAGPRAPQESMSPTG; this is encoded by the coding sequence GTGCTTGAACTCACCCGCATCACCGCCGGATACGACCCCCGCGATCCTGTCGTCCGTGAGGCGTCGCTGAGCCTCGCGCCGGGGGAGTCCCTCGGGCTGCTGGGCCCGAGCGGCTGCGGCAAGTCCACCCTGGCCAGGGTCGCCGCCCTGCTGCACCGTCCGTACGCGGGCACGGTCGTGCTCGACGGCGAACCGGTACGCGGCTGGCGGCACGGCGCCCCGCGTGCGCAGCGCACCGCCGTCGGCGTCGTCTTCCAGCAGCCCCGGCTCTCCGCCGACCCCCGGCTCACCCTGCGCGAACTCATCGCCCAGCCGCTGCGGGCGACCGGCCGCCGCTCGGAGGTGACGGACCGGGTGGCCGGGCTGGCACCGGCCGTCGGGCTCACGCCCGAGCTGCTCGGCCGGCGCCCGCACGAGGTGAGCGACGGCCAGTTGCAGCGTGCCTGTCTGGCGAGGGCCCTGGTCCTGCGGCCGCGCTGGCTGATCTGCGACGAGATGACCGCGATGCTCGACGCGTCGACGACCGCCGCGCTGGTGGCGGTCGTCGAGTCCTACCGGAGGGAGTCCGGGGCCGGGCTGCTGGCCGTCGGCCACGACCGGGTGCTGCTGGAACGCTGGTGCGACCGTACGGTCGGCTGGCGGGAATGCGCCGGACCGCGCGCACCGCAGGAGTCCATGAGTCCGACCGGATAA
- a CDS encoding ABC transporter permease, translating into MAETDLGPARRTTRRIRVIASAGIVAAVLLAVLLVPPLVQLDQQAVDLGAKLRPPSWEHPFGTDDVGRDLLLRCVYGLRVSLLVGVVAGLTATVIGTAVGALAAASGGWTDRIVMRLVDTFSSVPHLLLGIFIVAMFRPGVGPVIVSVALTHWLSTARIVRSEVLSLRSRPFIDAAISGGASRGRVVVRHLLPAVLPQAGLAAVLMVPHAMWHESALSFLGLGLPTHQASLGNLVQTARGSLLAGDWWPTLFPGLFLIVPTLALAGLAGAWRERINPRRRSELML; encoded by the coding sequence ATGGCTGAGACCGACCTCGGACCCGCGCGCCGCACCACCCGTCGCATCCGCGTGATCGCTTCCGCCGGGATCGTCGCCGCGGTGCTGCTCGCGGTCCTGCTCGTGCCGCCGCTGGTCCAGCTCGACCAGCAGGCCGTCGACCTCGGCGCCAAGCTCCGGCCACCGTCCTGGGAGCACCCGTTCGGCACCGACGACGTCGGGCGCGATCTGCTGCTGCGCTGCGTCTACGGGCTCCGCGTCTCGCTGCTCGTCGGCGTCGTCGCCGGGCTCACCGCAACCGTCATCGGGACCGCGGTCGGCGCGCTGGCCGCGGCGTCCGGGGGCTGGACCGACCGCATCGTCATGCGGCTCGTGGACACCTTCTCCTCCGTACCGCACCTGCTGCTCGGCATCTTCATCGTCGCCATGTTCCGGCCCGGCGTCGGCCCGGTGATCGTGTCCGTCGCGCTCACCCACTGGCTCTCGACGGCCAGGATCGTCCGCTCCGAGGTGCTGTCGCTGCGCTCGCGCCCTTTCATCGACGCGGCGATCTCCGGCGGGGCCTCGCGCGGGCGGGTCGTCGTCCGGCATCTGCTGCCCGCGGTGCTTCCGCAGGCGGGCCTGGCCGCCGTGCTGATGGTGCCGCATGCCATGTGGCACGAGTCCGCGCTCTCCTTCCTGGGGCTCGGACTGCCCACCCATCAGGCGAGCCTGGGCAATCTCGTACAGACTGCGCGCGGTTCGCTCCTCGCCGGGGACTGGTGGCCGACGCTCTTCCCCGGCCTGTTCCTGATCGTTCCGACCCTCGCGCTGGCGGGCCTCGCCGGCGCCTGGCGGGAACGGATCAACCCGCGCCGCCGATCGGAGCTGATGCTGTGA
- a CDS encoding ABC transporter ATP-binding protein has product MTTPGPKTPVLSVRGLSVRFRMRGGRHIAAVADAHFDLAAGECLALVGESGCGKSVLASALLGLLPGNARTSGSALLGDGTDLLTAGERTLARTVRGRRIGLVPQSPAAHLTPVRTVRAQLEETLRELTGVRGPALRPAAEQAAARASFPAGHLDRYPHELSGGLAQRAATALALIGDAPLLLADEPTTGLDRELVERTVDELRRHTDGGRALLIITHDLAAAERIADRVAVMYAGRIVELADAEGFFGEPGPRHPYARGLLDALPERAFVPIPGMPPELGALPEGCAFAARCTRADDRCSVLPPFDGRLACHHAVRADEEEPARA; this is encoded by the coding sequence ATGACCACCCCCGGCCCGAAGACGCCGGTGCTCTCCGTCCGTGGACTCTCCGTGCGCTTCCGGATGCGGGGCGGTCGGCACATCGCCGCCGTCGCCGACGCACACTTCGACCTCGCGGCGGGGGAGTGCCTGGCCCTGGTCGGCGAGAGCGGCTGCGGCAAATCCGTGCTGGCCTCGGCACTGCTGGGGCTGCTTCCCGGCAATGCGCGGACCTCCGGCTCGGCGCTGCTCGGCGACGGCACCGACCTTCTCACCGCCGGTGAACGCACCCTCGCCCGTACGGTTCGGGGCCGCCGCATCGGACTCGTGCCGCAGAGCCCCGCCGCGCACCTCACCCCGGTCCGCACCGTGCGCGCCCAGCTGGAGGAGACCCTCCGCGAGCTGACCGGCGTCCGCGGGCCCGCCCTGCGCCCGGCGGCCGAACAGGCCGCCGCACGTGCCTCGTTCCCGGCCGGGCACCTCGACCGGTATCCGCACGAGCTCTCCGGTGGTCTCGCCCAGCGGGCCGCGACCGCACTCGCCCTGATCGGCGACGCGCCCCTGCTCCTCGCGGACGAGCCCACCACCGGACTCGACCGCGAACTGGTCGAGCGGACCGTCGACGAACTGCGCCGCCACACCGACGGCGGCCGGGCGCTGCTGATCATCACCCACGATCTCGCGGCGGCCGAGCGGATCGCCGACCGGGTCGCCGTGATGTACGCGGGACGGATCGTCGAACTCGCCGACGCCGAGGGGTTCTTCGGGGAGCCGGGACCGCGCCACCCGTACGCGCGCGGCCTCCTCGACGCGCTGCCGGAGCGCGCGTTCGTGCCGATCCCCGGAATGCCGCCCGAGCTCGGAGCGCTTCCCGAGGGGTGCGCGTTCGCGGCCCGTTGCACCCGCGCCGACGACCGTTGTTCCGTACTGCCCCCGTTCGACGGCCGTCTCGCCTGCCACCACGCTGTGCGGGCGGACGAGGAGGAGCCGGCCCGTGCTTGA
- a CDS encoding ricin-type beta-trefoil lectin domain protein, whose product MHRARATVVVVILAVAACLGLAGPSAATGQTPGSYSNYTFPAGTTALDEVTFGTTVQSDPGRANVFWSHQFGFTNGVGGYIGMQRNRSGGGLFLFSLWDSTGGRPGSTGTYCQTFTEGGTGYTCRLGERFTAGHHYRFRIAPDITAGWYRATITDVTAGTSFVLGSLQTGTGAKVATGGMVDWVEYFDWNNNAATCADSPYSKALLDLPSGTAGSGAVTAGLGSTSVSSTCSSGAAVKGQGGGSVHEDGIGNSSSGSLTGIGGACVDIPGGTTGAQLNLWSCNGGNNQNWVRAADGTLRAQFHCMTVSGTTVRTAACDGSAAQQWRADGTALVNPATGKCLDAYGGGSANGTPLGIYTCTGGANQHWTVPA is encoded by the coding sequence ATGCACAGAGCGCGCGCCACCGTCGTGGTGGTGATCCTCGCCGTCGCCGCCTGCCTGGGGCTGGCTGGGCCGTCCGCCGCAACCGGCCAGACCCCGGGTTCGTACAGCAACTACACGTTCCCGGCCGGGACGACCGCCCTCGACGAGGTCACCTTCGGAACGACCGTACAGTCCGACCCCGGCCGGGCGAACGTCTTCTGGTCCCACCAGTTCGGCTTCACCAACGGGGTCGGCGGCTACATCGGCATGCAGCGCAACCGCTCCGGTGGCGGCCTGTTCCTCTTCTCGCTCTGGGACTCCACCGGAGGCAGGCCGGGAAGCACGGGCACCTACTGCCAGACGTTCACCGAGGGCGGCACCGGCTACACCTGCCGGCTCGGTGAGCGCTTCACGGCCGGGCACCACTACCGCTTCCGCATCGCACCCGACATCACGGCCGGCTGGTACCGGGCCACGATCACCGACGTCACGGCAGGGACATCATTCGTCCTCGGCAGCCTGCAGACCGGCACCGGCGCGAAGGTCGCCACCGGTGGAATGGTCGACTGGGTCGAGTACTTCGACTGGAACAACAACGCCGCGACCTGCGCCGACTCGCCGTACTCCAAGGCCCTCCTCGACCTGCCCAGCGGCACGGCGGGCAGCGGTGCCGTCACCGCCGGCCTCGGCTCCACCAGCGTGAGCAGTACGTGTTCCAGCGGCGCCGCGGTGAAGGGGCAGGGCGGCGGCAGCGTGCACGAGGACGGCATCGGCAACTCGTCGTCCGGATCCCTCACCGGCATCGGGGGCGCCTGCGTCGACATCCCCGGCGGCACCACCGGCGCGCAGCTGAACCTCTGGAGCTGCAACGGCGGCAACAACCAGAACTGGGTACGGGCCGCCGACGGCACGCTCCGTGCGCAGTTCCACTGCATGACCGTGAGCGGCACCACCGTACGGACCGCGGCCTGCGACGGCTCGGCCGCCCAGCAGTGGCGGGCCGACGGAACGGCCCTCGTGAACCCCGCCACCGGGAAGTGCCTCGACGCCTACGGGGGCGGCAGCGCCAACGGCACCCCGCTCGGCATCTACACCTGCACCGGTGGCGCCAACCAGCACTGGACGGTCCCGGCCTGA
- a CDS encoding ABC transporter permease: protein MGRMAGRRALLAVPVLAAVTFGVFAVAAASPFDPVKAYAGTAGLSASQENLDQLRANLGVDQPLVSRWWNWLTSALGGDLGDSAVMRQPVADVIGERLGWSVLLAATAFAVAVVLGTGLGVLAARRPGRLLDRCVSSAAYTLEAAPAFWLGLLAIWFFALELDVLPAGGLTDAASDTVTFGQVATHLVLPAAVLGISQLPWFFLYVRQGVADALGEDPVRGARARGLRERTVLLGHALRSGMLPMLTLIGSRVPELITGALLVETVFSWPGIAAATVQAATSVDFPLLAALTVLATVAVVLGNLLSDLLYAIADPRVGFDG from the coding sequence ATGGGCAGGATGGCGGGACGGCGGGCGCTGCTCGCCGTCCCCGTCCTGGCCGCCGTGACGTTCGGCGTCTTCGCCGTCGCCGCCGCTTCCCCCTTCGACCCGGTCAAGGCGTATGCGGGCACCGCAGGCCTCAGCGCGTCGCAGGAGAACCTCGACCAGCTTCGGGCCAACCTCGGTGTCGACCAGCCGCTCGTGAGCCGCTGGTGGAACTGGCTGACCTCCGCGCTCGGTGGCGACCTCGGCGACTCCGCCGTCATGCGCCAGCCGGTCGCCGATGTCATCGGCGAACGCCTGGGCTGGTCCGTACTGCTCGCCGCGACCGCCTTCGCCGTCGCCGTGGTCCTCGGCACGGGCCTCGGCGTGCTGGCCGCACGCAGGCCAGGCCGCCTGCTCGACCGGTGCGTCAGCTCCGCCGCGTACACGCTCGAAGCCGCCCCGGCCTTCTGGCTCGGACTGCTCGCCATCTGGTTCTTCGCCCTGGAACTCGACGTGCTCCCGGCCGGCGGCCTCACCGACGCGGCCAGCGACACCGTCACCTTCGGGCAGGTCGCCACCCACCTGGTGCTCCCCGCGGCCGTGCTCGGGATCTCCCAGTTGCCGTGGTTCTTCCTCTACGTGCGCCAGGGTGTCGCGGACGCGCTCGGCGAGGACCCGGTGCGCGGCGCCCGCGCCCGTGGACTGCGCGAGCGCACCGTACTGCTCGGCCACGCGCTGCGCTCCGGGATGCTGCCGATGCTCACCCTCATCGGCTCCCGCGTCCCCGAACTCATCACCGGCGCCCTGCTCGTCGAGACGGTGTTCAGCTGGCCCGGCATCGCCGCCGCCACCGTGCAGGCCGCCACCTCTGTCGACTTCCCGCTGCTGGCCGCGCTCACGGTGCTGGCCACCGTGGCGGTCGTCCTCGGCAACCTCCTCTCCGATCTGCTGTACGCGATCGCCGACCCGAGAGTGGGCTTCGATGGCTGA
- a CDS encoding acyl-CoA dehydrogenase family protein yields the protein MTAPDAAELRRRTQDLLAAHPPATTGRTEFLKARFDAGLAWVHYPAGLGGLDAPRSLQPVVDAELAAAGAPDNDPRRIGIGLGMAAPTILGYGTDEQKQRFLRPLWVGEEVWCQLFSEPGAGSDLAALGTRAVRDGEDWVVDGQKVWTSSAHLARWAILIARTDPDLPKHRGISYFICDMTDPGVEVRPLRQITGEAEFNEVFLTGVRIPDSRRLGPVGEGWKVAQTTLMNERVSIGGARIPREGGMIGPVARTWRERPELRTHDLHQRLLTLWVEAEVARLTGTRLRQQLVAGQPGPEGSGMKLAFARLNQEISGLEVELLGEEGLLYGDWTMRRPELVDFTGRDAGYRYLRSKGNSIEGGTSEVLLNIVAERVLGLPAEPRNDKDVAWKDLAR from the coding sequence ATGACCGCACCCGACGCGGCCGAACTCCGCCGCCGCACCCAGGACCTGCTCGCCGCACACCCCCCGGCCACCACCGGCCGCACCGAATTCCTCAAGGCCCGCTTCGACGCCGGACTGGCCTGGGTGCACTACCCGGCCGGCCTCGGCGGCCTCGACGCGCCGCGCTCCCTGCAACCCGTCGTCGACGCCGAACTCGCCGCGGCGGGCGCCCCCGACAACGACCCGCGCCGGATCGGGATCGGCCTCGGCATGGCCGCCCCCACCATCCTCGGCTACGGCACCGACGAGCAGAAGCAGCGCTTCCTGCGGCCGTTGTGGGTCGGCGAGGAGGTCTGGTGCCAGCTCTTCAGCGAACCGGGCGCCGGCTCCGACCTCGCGGCCCTCGGCACCCGCGCCGTCCGCGACGGCGAGGACTGGGTGGTCGACGGACAGAAGGTCTGGACGTCCAGCGCCCATCTGGCCCGCTGGGCGATCCTCATCGCCCGCACCGACCCGGACCTGCCCAAGCACCGTGGCATCAGCTACTTCATCTGCGACATGACCGACCCCGGCGTCGAGGTCCGGCCGCTGCGCCAGATCACCGGCGAGGCCGAGTTCAACGAGGTCTTCCTGACCGGCGTACGCATCCCCGACAGCAGGCGCCTCGGCCCGGTCGGCGAGGGCTGGAAGGTCGCGCAGACCACGCTGATGAACGAGCGGGTCTCCATCGGCGGGGCGCGTATCCCGCGCGAGGGCGGCATGATCGGCCCGGTCGCCCGCACCTGGCGCGAACGCCCCGAACTGCGCACCCACGACCTTCATCAGCGCCTGCTGACCCTCTGGGTCGAGGCCGAGGTGGCCAGGCTCACCGGCACCCGGCTGCGCCAGCAGCTCGTCGCCGGACAGCCCGGCCCCGAAGGCTCCGGGATGAAGCTCGCCTTCGCCCGGCTCAACCAGGAGATCAGCGGCCTGGAAGTCGAACTGCTCGGCGAGGAAGGGCTGTTGTACGGCGACTGGACCATGCGCCGGCCGGAGCTCGTCGACTTCACCGGCCGCGACGCCGGCTACCGCTATCTCCGCTCCAAGGGCAACTCCATCGAGGGCGGCACCAGCGAGGTGCTGCTCAACATCGTTGCCGAGCGCGTCCTCGGCCTGCCCGCCGAGCCGCGCAACGACAAGGACGTCGCCTGGAAGGACCTGGCCCGATGA
- a CDS encoding DMT family transporter, which translates to MSWLLLICAGLVEITWSQSIKPTQGFTRPLPTLVCAVLMIGAVYLLARAMEGLPVGTAYAVFTGIGAIGAIALGILVHHDPVSPGRLAAVSLIVGGVALARMTTPSA; encoded by the coding sequence ATGAGCTGGCTGCTGCTGATCTGCGCCGGGCTGGTCGAGATCACCTGGTCCCAGAGCATCAAGCCGACGCAGGGCTTCACCAGGCCGCTGCCGACGCTGGTGTGCGCCGTGCTCATGATCGGCGCGGTGTATCTGCTCGCGCGGGCCATGGAGGGGCTGCCGGTGGGCACGGCGTACGCGGTCTTCACCGGCATCGGCGCGATCGGGGCCATCGCCCTGGGGATCCTCGTCCATCACGACCCGGTGAGTCCGGGACGGCTGGCGGCGGTCTCCCTGATCGTCGGCGGTGTGGCGCTGGCGCGGATGACGACGCCGTCCGCGTGA
- a CDS encoding phosphatidylinositol-specific phospholipase C/glycerophosphodiester phosphodiesterase family protein, with translation MAFPTRRSVVTTALATVAAGAFLPSQTAAASGAASASPAAGRPRTRALRRAHAHNDYLHTRPLHDALAHGFTSVEADIFLVDGELLVAHEATELDPARTLASLYLDPLLARVRANHGTVHPGYREPVQLLIDIKTDGVAAYLELDRQLRHYRRMLTSYHHGRVRPGAITPVISGDRAARVPMEAQSTRYAFYDGRPEDLETSATASFIPLISSSWSDDFSWLGAGPFPAAERDKLRALVATAHRSGQRVRFWATPDAPGPGRDAVWTELLAAGVDHLNTDDLAGLERFLRTHDRDARTGAARPRG, from the coding sequence ATGGCGTTCCCGACCCGCCGAAGCGTCGTCACCACCGCGCTCGCCACCGTGGCCGCAGGCGCGTTCCTGCCCTCGCAGACGGCCGCCGCCTCCGGAGCGGCCTCCGCGTCCCCGGCCGCGGGACGTCCCCGGACGCGGGCGCTGCGCAGGGCCCACGCGCACAACGACTACCTGCACACGCGCCCCCTGCACGACGCGCTCGCGCACGGCTTCACCAGCGTCGAGGCCGACATCTTCCTCGTGGACGGGGAACTGCTGGTCGCCCACGAGGCCACCGAACTCGACCCCGCCCGCACCCTCGCCTCGCTCTACCTCGACCCGCTGCTGGCGAGGGTCCGGGCCAACCACGGCACGGTCCACCCCGGCTACCGCGAACCCGTGCAGCTGCTGATCGACATCAAGACGGACGGAGTCGCGGCCTACCTCGAACTCGACCGACAGCTCCGGCACTACCGGCGGATGCTGACGTCGTACCACCACGGCCGGGTCCGGCCCGGCGCCATCACCCCAGTCATCTCCGGCGACCGTGCCGCCCGCGTCCCGATGGAGGCGCAGAGCACGCGCTACGCCTTCTACGACGGCCGCCCCGAAGACCTCGAAACCTCGGCCACCGCCTCGTTCATCCCGCTCATCAGCAGCAGCTGGAGCGATGACTTCAGCTGGCTGGGCGCGGGCCCCTTCCCCGCGGCCGAGCGGGACAAACTGCGCGCGCTCGTCGCCACGGCCCACCGCAGCGGCCAACGCGTCCGCTTCTGGGCCACGCCGGACGCGCCGGGACCGGGGCGGGACGCGGTCTGGACGGAGCTGCTGGCCGCCGGGGTCGACCACCTCAACACCGATGATCTGGCGGGTCTCGAACGCTTCCTCCGTACCCATGACCGGGACGCCCGGACCGGGGCCGCCCGCCCCCGCGGCTGA
- a CDS encoding ABC transporter substrate-binding protein, which translates to MTARSIRGAAAATLATVLSLTAAACSQPGGPDGGDSGSGAGDSAVVGIAYEPDSLSPLLGYGKDGNSKIFDGLLALDDGMKLRPALATALPEVSDDGLTYTYRLRKGVKFSDGEPFGAKDVVFTYRTILDKKTNNASRTELDAVKSVEATGDDTVVFTLKYPYAPFAQRTVLPIAPEHVAGKQDVNTGAFTTRPIGTGPYLLTKWSKGEKISFKANPGYWGGAPKVKKFTMAIIKDDDVRATRLRSGDLDGAILPPALAKGFARGSGTRTYAATTYDYRTVTLPTHNEVTGDIAVRRALDVAVDRKAMVDSILNGEGRPAYGPVPTDSEWFTKGTERTHDLAAAKRILDDAGWKPGKDGIRTRDGVRAAFPLWYLTGDKLRQDHALAYASDAKKAGIDITTEAGTWEVIEPRMKQDAVLAGGGSPADPDFDQYSLLKSSLAGDGFNNMAWYDNKAVDRALESGRRSGDGAERKAAYDTVQRELVKDPGYTFLTHIDHLYVVKDRFGALTTQVEPHDHGLASGPWWNVEDWTPKK; encoded by the coding sequence ATGACGGCCCGATCGATACGGGGAGCGGCCGCCGCGACACTGGCGACCGTGCTGTCGTTGACCGCGGCGGCCTGTTCACAACCGGGTGGCCCGGACGGCGGCGACTCCGGATCGGGCGCGGGGGACTCGGCGGTGGTCGGCATCGCCTACGAGCCCGACAGCCTCAGCCCGCTGCTCGGCTACGGCAAGGACGGCAACTCCAAGATCTTCGACGGACTGCTCGCCCTCGACGACGGCATGAAGCTGCGGCCCGCGCTCGCCACCGCACTGCCCGAGGTGAGCGACGACGGGCTGACGTACACGTACCGGCTCCGCAAGGGCGTGAAGTTCAGCGACGGCGAACCGTTCGGCGCGAAGGACGTGGTCTTCACCTACCGGACCATCCTCGACAAGAAGACCAACAACGCCTCCCGCACCGAACTCGACGCGGTGAAGAGCGTCGAGGCGACCGGCGACGACACCGTCGTCTTCACGCTCAAATACCCCTATGCGCCCTTCGCCCAGCGCACGGTCCTGCCCATCGCACCCGAACACGTCGCGGGCAAGCAGGACGTCAACACCGGCGCCTTCACCACCCGTCCCATAGGCACCGGACCATATCTGCTCACCAAGTGGTCCAAGGGTGAGAAGATCAGCTTCAAGGCCAACCCCGGCTACTGGGGCGGCGCGCCGAAGGTGAAGAAGTTCACCATGGCGATCATCAAGGACGACGACGTACGCGCCACCCGGCTGCGCTCCGGGGATCTCGACGGCGCGATCCTGCCTCCCGCCCTGGCCAAGGGCTTCGCCCGCGGCAGCGGCACCCGGACGTACGCCGCCACGACGTACGACTACCGCACCGTGACCCTGCCCACCCACAACGAGGTCACGGGCGACATCGCCGTCCGGCGCGCCCTCGATGTCGCCGTCGACCGGAAGGCCATGGTCGACTCCATCCTCAACGGCGAGGGCAGGCCCGCCTACGGGCCCGTCCCCACCGACAGCGAGTGGTTCACCAAGGGAACCGAACGCACCCACGACCTCGCCGCCGCGAAGAGGATCCTCGACGACGCCGGGTGGAAGCCCGGCAAGGACGGCATCCGCACCAGGGACGGTGTACGCGCCGCCTTCCCGCTCTGGTACCTCACCGGCGACAAGCTGCGCCAGGACCACGCGCTCGCCTACGCCTCCGACGCCAAGAAGGCAGGCATCGACATCACCACCGAGGCCGGGACCTGGGAGGTCATCGAGCCCCGGATGAAGCAGGACGCGGTCCTCGCGGGCGGCGGATCACCCGCCGACCCCGACTTCGACCAGTACTCGCTGCTGAAGTCCTCGCTCGCGGGCGACGGCTTCAACAACATGGCGTGGTACGACAACAAGGCCGTCGACCGGGCCCTCGAATCGGGCCGCAGGAGCGGTGACGGCGCCGAACGCAAGGCCGCCTACGACACCGTCCAGCGTGAACTGGTGAAGGACCCCGGCTACACCTTCCTCACGCACATCGACCACCTCTACGTCGTGAAGGACCGCTTCGGCGCCCTCACCACCCAGGTCGAACCGCACGACCACGGACTGGCATCCGGCCCGTGGTGGAACGTCGAGGACTGGACGCCGAAGAAGTGA